A stretch of the Naumannella halotolerans genome encodes the following:
- a CDS encoding zinc-binding dehydrogenase — translation MLALQYDRFGGPIEVRELPAPDVPAGAVRLTVAASGLCRSDWHAWAGHDTDVALPHVPGHEFSGVVDAVGSGVERWRSGQRVTAPFVQGCGRCRWCLTGQAQVCPDQTQAGFTHAGSHAEYVIVHAADANLVAVGDDISDQVAASLGCRFATAFRALHGPGRVRAGEWVVVVGAGGVGLSAVMIAAAMGARPIAVDRSPAALAMAAAVGAEAVVTAGDRAAEEIAELTGGGAQVSVDAVGHPSTAELAIGVLRRQGRHMQIGLFDPASLPVLDWGRVIGWELQVNGSHGMSAADYPPLLELISSGRLRPQELITGTVGLSEAASLLPRTDVAPPTGVTLIDPTRV, via the coding sequence ATGCTGGCCTTGCAGTACGACCGTTTCGGTGGCCCGATCGAGGTACGGGAACTGCCGGCCCCCGACGTACCCGCCGGTGCGGTACGACTGACGGTCGCCGCCTCCGGCCTGTGCCGCAGCGACTGGCACGCCTGGGCCGGCCACGACACCGATGTCGCACTTCCCCACGTACCGGGTCACGAGTTCTCCGGGGTGGTCGATGCAGTCGGATCCGGTGTCGAGCGCTGGCGTAGCGGCCAGCGGGTGACCGCACCATTCGTCCAGGGATGCGGCCGGTGCCGCTGGTGCCTCACCGGCCAGGCGCAGGTCTGCCCCGACCAGACCCAGGCCGGGTTCACCCATGCAGGCTCCCATGCCGAGTACGTGATCGTGCATGCCGCCGACGCGAATCTGGTCGCCGTCGGTGACGACATCTCCGATCAGGTCGCAGCAAGTCTCGGCTGCCGTTTCGCCACGGCCTTCCGAGCGCTGCACGGGCCGGGCCGAGTGCGTGCCGGTGAATGGGTGGTCGTGGTCGGCGCCGGCGGGGTCGGTCTGAGCGCGGTGATGATCGCCGCAGCCATGGGCGCCCGGCCGATCGCGGTCGATCGATCACCCGCCGCGCTGGCCATGGCGGCCGCGGTCGGCGCCGAAGCCGTGGTCACCGCCGGTGATCGAGCAGCCGAGGAGATCGCCGAACTGACCGGCGGCGGGGCGCAGGTGAGCGTGGACGCGGTCGGCCATCCCAGCACTGCCGAGCTGGCGATCGGAGTTCTGCGCCGACAGGGCCGTCATATGCAGATCGGTTTGTTCGATCCGGCGAGCCTGCCGGTGCTGGACTGGGGCCGGGTGATCGGCTGGGAGCTGCAGGTCAACGGCAGTCACGGCATGTCGGCCGCCGACTATCCGCCGTTGCTGGAGCTGATCAGCAGCGGCCGATTGCGCCCGCAGGAGCTGATCACCGGCACCGTCGGCCTGTCGGAGGCAGCATCGCTGTTGCCGCGTACCGATGTCGCCCCGCCCACGGGGGTGACCCTGATCGACCCGACCCGGGTCTGA
- a CDS encoding response regulator, producing the protein MVGSAADGAEALELFAGIDCDVVLMDVRMPGMNGVDATAEIRRRGEHQKVLTTFDLDQYVFDALSAGASGFLAKDTPLEELVSAIRHVHAGDAVVSPSTTTRLIRHFTSGGTPAPRPTPRADHRLEQLTGREREVLMLLAEGLSNAEIATRLVVEEVTVKTHVSRILTKLGLRDRTQAVITAYRSGLVEP; encoded by the coding sequence GTGGTCGGATCGGCCGCCGATGGTGCGGAGGCTCTGGAACTGTTCGCAGGCATCGATTGCGATGTGGTGCTGATGGATGTGCGGATGCCGGGGATGAACGGGGTCGATGCCACCGCCGAGATCCGCCGCCGCGGCGAGCATCAGAAGGTGCTGACCACCTTCGATCTCGATCAGTACGTCTTCGACGCCTTGAGCGCCGGGGCCAGCGGCTTCCTGGCCAAGGACACTCCACTGGAGGAGCTGGTCAGTGCGATCCGCCATGTCCACGCCGGTGACGCAGTGGTCTCACCCAGCACCACCACCCGGCTGATCCGGCACTTCACCAGCGGTGGTACGCCGGCACCTCGCCCGACGCCCCGCGCCGACCACCGCCTCGAGCAGCTCACCGGACGGGAGCGGGAGGTGTTGATGCTGTTGGCCGAGGGCCTGAGCAATGCCGAGATCGCCACCAGGCTGGTGGTCGAGGAGGTCACGGTGAAGACCCATGTCAGTCGGATCCTGACCAAGCTGGGGCTGCGCGACCGTACCCAAGCGGTGATCACCGCCTATCGGAGCGGGCTCGTCGAGCCCTGA
- the metE gene encoding 5-methyltetrahydropteroyltriglutamate--homocysteine S-methyltransferase has product MNSINSTPIKATVAGVPRIGPRRELKKAVEAHWAGTLDAVGLAEVAAQLRADSWNQLIDAGLDSVPTNTFSYYDQVLDTAVLLGAVPERYAAVADDLERYFAAARGNDQLPPLEMTKWFDTNYHYLVPEIDDRTAFSLNPNGILADLREAAQVVSGRAGLRPVVIGPATFLKLAKATPGSGEPFARLSELTPLYAELVSLLAADGAAWVQFDEPVLATDLTAEEISAIAEVYSTLAAVADRPAIEVAVYFGDPGEALAPLLVTGIDAIGLDLVSGSVPAGEVDLSAVQVVAGVVDGRNVWRTDPDTALQKLQELAGRAAGVAVSTSCSLLHVPYTTEGEDDLDPAVRRWLAFGTEKLSEVDLLARALNDGTDSVAAELGAAREILASRAADPRLANSAVRQRLAEVIESGAQRGSAQVREQLQAQRLGLPPLPTTTIGSFPQTPEIRRTRAGFKNGRIDETAYTKAMQDEIAAVIELQTELGLDVLVHGEPERNDMVQYFAELLEGYASTANGWVQSYGSRCVRPPILWGDVSRPEPMTVGWWQYAQSLTDKPVKGMLTGPVTIIAWSFVRDDQPLAESANQVALAIRDETVDLEAAGAAIIQVDEPALRELLPLRAADQRAYLDWSVGAFRLATSGVRDETQVHTHLCYSEFGEVIDAIAGLDADVTSIEAARSKMEIVDDLGSSGFAAAVGPGVYDIHSPRVPDTAEVAELLQLALKGVPANRLWVNPDCGLKTRGTTEVKAALQNLVAATERAREGLSV; this is encoded by the coding sequence ATGAACAGCATCAACAGCACACCGATCAAGGCCACGGTTGCTGGCGTGCCCCGGATCGGGCCGCGACGCGAACTGAAGAAGGCCGTCGAAGCGCACTGGGCGGGCACCCTGGATGCCGTCGGGCTGGCCGAGGTGGCCGCTCAGTTGCGGGCCGACAGCTGGAACCAGTTGATCGACGCCGGATTGGACTCGGTGCCGACCAACACCTTCTCCTACTACGACCAGGTGCTGGACACCGCGGTACTGCTCGGCGCCGTACCCGAGCGGTACGCGGCGGTGGCCGACGACCTGGAACGCTACTTCGCCGCGGCCCGGGGCAATGATCAACTCCCGCCGCTGGAGATGACCAAGTGGTTCGACACCAACTACCACTATCTGGTGCCGGAGATCGACGACCGGACCGCGTTCTCGCTGAACCCGAACGGGATCCTGGCTGACCTGCGGGAGGCCGCACAGGTCGTGTCCGGCCGGGCGGGACTGCGGCCAGTGGTGATCGGCCCGGCCACCTTCCTCAAACTGGCCAAGGCGACCCCCGGATCCGGTGAGCCGTTCGCCCGGTTGTCCGAGCTGACCCCGTTGTACGCGGAGCTGGTGAGCTTGCTGGCCGCCGACGGGGCCGCCTGGGTGCAGTTCGACGAGCCTGTGCTGGCGACCGATCTGACGGCCGAGGAGATCTCCGCGATCGCCGAGGTCTACTCCACCCTGGCGGCGGTGGCTGATCGTCCCGCGATCGAGGTCGCCGTCTACTTCGGCGATCCGGGAGAGGCACTGGCGCCGCTGCTGGTCACCGGCATCGACGCCATCGGTCTTGATCTTGTCAGCGGCTCCGTCCCGGCAGGAGAAGTTGATCTTTCGGCGGTGCAGGTCGTTGCCGGTGTAGTCGACGGGCGCAATGTCTGGCGTACCGATCCCGACACCGCGCTGCAGAAGCTGCAGGAGCTGGCCGGGCGTGCGGCCGGGGTGGCGGTGTCCACCTCCTGTTCGCTGTTGCACGTGCCCTACACCACCGAGGGTGAGGACGACCTCGACCCGGCAGTGCGTAGGTGGCTGGCCTTCGGCACGGAGAAGCTGTCCGAGGTCGATCTGCTGGCCCGGGCGCTGAACGACGGTACCGACTCGGTTGCCGCCGAGCTCGGCGCGGCGCGGGAGATCCTGGCGTCGCGGGCGGCCGATCCGCGGCTGGCCAACAGCGCGGTACGACAGCGACTGGCCGAGGTGATCGAGTCCGGTGCCCAGCGCGGATCGGCGCAGGTACGCGAGCAGCTGCAGGCGCAGCGTCTCGGGCTGCCGCCGCTGCCGACCACCACCATCGGTTCGTTCCCGCAGACGCCGGAGATCCGGCGCACGCGAGCCGGATTCAAGAACGGCCGAATCGACGAAACCGCCTACACCAAGGCGATGCAGGACGAGATCGCGGCAGTGATCGAACTGCAGACCGAGCTCGGGCTCGACGTGCTGGTGCACGGTGAACCCGAACGCAACGACATGGTGCAGTACTTCGCCGAACTGCTCGAAGGGTACGCCTCGACCGCGAACGGCTGGGTGCAGTCCTACGGCAGTCGCTGTGTCCGGCCGCCGATCCTGTGGGGCGATGTCAGCCGACCCGAGCCGATGACGGTCGGCTGGTGGCAGTACGCCCAGTCGTTGACCGACAAGCCGGTGAAGGGGATGCTGACCGGTCCGGTGACGATCATCGCCTGGTCCTTCGTCCGCGACGACCAGCCGCTGGCCGAGTCGGCCAATCAGGTCGCCCTGGCCATCCGCGACGAGACAGTCGATCTCGAGGCCGCCGGCGCGGCGATCATCCAGGTCGACGAACCCGCCCTGCGTGAACTGCTTCCCCTGCGTGCCGCCGATCAGCGGGCCTACCTCGACTGGTCGGTCGGCGCCTTCCGGTTGGCGACCTCCGGGGTACGTGACGAGACCCAGGTGCACACCCACCTGTGCTACTCCGAGTTCGGTGAGGTGATCGACGCGATCGCCGGACTGGACGCCGATGTGACCTCGATCGAGGCCGCCCGTTCGAAGATGGAGATCGTGGATGATCTTGGTTCCTCGGGCTTCGCCGCGGCGGTCGGCCCGGGTGTCTACGACATCCACTCCCCGCGCGTACCGGACACCGCTGAGGTGGCCGAGCTGTTGCAGCTGGCGCTCAAGGGCGTACCGGCGAACCGGCTGTGGGTGAACCCGGACTGCGGTCTGAAGACCCGCGGAACGACCGAGGTGAAGGCGGCACTGCAGAATCTGGTGGCCGCCACCGAACGCGCCCGCGAGGGCTTGTCGGTCTGA
- a CDS encoding ECF transporter S component, with amino-acid sequence MNAELVGEIVRALGGGQEEVEHWLQRCGRARAAVVLPPSTRPSAPDPVPVPAAVTGAEPKPAGRDIRSVVTVLALSLALNLVGYAVVVQLRLPLYLDMVGTAVASFALGPWAGAAVGLTTNAAGTALDGPTALPFGLVNAVGGIVWGYGIRRVSDIPGFLKLNLITALCCSLTAIPILLGMFHGRTGHLVDHVASKLSVFGDAPGVVASNLLVSAMDRPLSGFLALAVVCSLSRRHAVPHLGTLLNPGDSRLSVGPAPGGPPAR; translated from the coding sequence GTGAACGCCGAGTTGGTCGGGGAGATAGTCCGGGCACTCGGGGGTGGGCAGGAGGAGGTCGAGCACTGGCTGCAACGCTGCGGCCGCGCTCGGGCAGCGGTCGTCCTGCCACCGAGCACCCGCCCGAGTGCGCCCGATCCCGTCCCCGTTCCGGCCGCGGTGACCGGCGCCGAACCGAAGCCCGCTGGTCGTGACATCCGCTCTGTTGTCACGGTGCTCGCGCTCTCGCTGGCACTCAATCTCGTCGGGTATGCGGTCGTCGTCCAGCTGCGGTTGCCGCTGTATCTCGACATGGTCGGTACGGCCGTCGCCTCGTTCGCTCTCGGCCCGTGGGCGGGGGCTGCCGTCGGCCTGACGACCAATGCAGCCGGCACGGCGCTGGACGGGCCGACCGCGCTCCCCTTCGGATTGGTGAATGCCGTGGGTGGCATCGTCTGGGGTTACGGCATTCGTCGAGTCAGCGACATCCCGGGATTTCTGAAGCTGAACCTGATCACCGCGCTGTGCTGCTCCCTGACAGCGATCCCGATCCTGCTCGGGATGTTCCACGGCCGCACGGGCCATCTGGTCGACCATGTCGCCAGCAAACTCTCGGTCTTTGGTGATGCACCCGGTGTGGTCGCCTCCAACCTGTTGGTGTCGGCCATGGACAGACCGTTGTCGGGATTCCTGGCGCTGGCGGTGGTCTGTTCGCTGTCACGACGCCATGCGGTCCCGCACCTGGGGACACTGCTGAACCCGGGGGATTCACGCCTCTCGGTCGGACCTGCCCCCGGTGGCCCGCCCGCCCGTTGA
- the efeU gene encoding iron uptake transporter permease EfeU, with the protein MLATFIIGLREGLEAALIVGIIAAFLRRNGRSLVPMAIGVTAAIVISLLVGISLRFAEQSLPQAAQEGLETVIGVVAIVFVTGMVLWMSTNARGLKSELETSAAAALGQGSTRALVVMAFLAVLKEGFETSVFLLATFSASTNATLAAVGAGLGIVVAAVIGYGLYTGGMRIDLGRFFSVTSAFLVLVAAGLVVSTLGTAREAGWLNAGQQRAADLSWLAPNGSIRGALFTGVLGIPPYPTVIQVIGWFAYLVPVALYLYWPRRWRPTGAAAIRLRLIIGTGLAVFALGLAIGVRPAAVTPSTSAPVLDATGAAVGTVTLAAGTAQIVLGSQTGQLPLQNPQTVNHGGLDEVDQYTQTATGSTDGLPDSITVAELTQLNGGRLPVGVNPQRSVGPFDAAWSISQTSDLWVAQGQLLDFSRTEVTTLTLTGGGLTTSRTLTVSGQMPGGRSVSSDTLSTDPAYVQEVTDELRELPAAQLERQFWGRQVPVLLGVAALVVLASAWNARRRLAAQKSPPSAEPARTEQPLAPPEPTPSEETGSR; encoded by the coding sequence ATGCTGGCCACCTTCATCATCGGCCTCCGCGAGGGCCTGGAAGCGGCACTGATCGTCGGCATCATCGCCGCGTTCCTGCGGCGGAACGGGCGTTCCCTGGTGCCGATGGCGATCGGCGTGACGGCCGCGATCGTCATCAGCCTGCTGGTCGGCATCTCCCTGCGCTTCGCCGAGCAGAGCCTGCCGCAGGCCGCCCAGGAAGGTCTGGAGACGGTCATCGGGGTGGTGGCGATCGTCTTCGTCACCGGCATGGTGCTGTGGATGAGCACGAACGCGCGCGGGCTGAAGTCGGAACTGGAGACCTCCGCGGCGGCAGCATTGGGCCAGGGATCGACCCGGGCGCTGGTCGTGATGGCCTTCCTGGCGGTGTTGAAGGAGGGCTTCGAGACCTCGGTCTTCCTGCTCGCCACCTTCTCGGCCTCCACCAATGCCACCCTGGCCGCGGTCGGTGCCGGGTTGGGCATCGTCGTCGCCGCGGTGATCGGCTACGGCCTCTACACCGGCGGGATGCGGATCGACCTGGGTCGCTTCTTCAGCGTCACCAGTGCGTTCCTGGTGCTGGTCGCGGCCGGTCTGGTGGTCAGCACCCTGGGTACGGCCCGGGAGGCCGGCTGGCTGAACGCCGGCCAGCAGCGGGCGGCCGACCTGAGCTGGCTGGCGCCGAACGGCTCGATCCGTGGCGCACTGTTCACCGGTGTGCTGGGGATCCCGCCGTACCCCACGGTGATCCAGGTGATCGGCTGGTTCGCCTATCTCGTACCGGTGGCGCTGTACCTGTACTGGCCGCGGCGCTGGCGCCCGACCGGTGCCGCAGCGATCCGGTTGCGGTTGATCATCGGGACGGGGTTGGCCGTGTTCGCGCTCGGCCTGGCGATCGGGGTACGCCCGGCTGCGGTCACTCCGTCGACCAGCGCTCCGGTCCTCGACGCCACCGGCGCCGCCGTGGGTACGGTCACCCTCGCCGCCGGCACCGCCCAGATCGTCCTCGGTTCGCAGACCGGCCAGCTCCCCTTGCAGAACCCGCAGACGGTGAACCATGGGGGCCTCGACGAGGTCGATCAGTACACCCAGACCGCGACCGGATCGACCGACGGGCTGCCCGATTCGATCACCGTGGCCGAACTGACCCAGCTCAACGGCGGCCGGCTGCCGGTGGGGGTCAACCCTCAACGATCCGTGGGCCCCTTCGACGCGGCCTGGAGCATCAGCCAGACCAGCGATCTGTGGGTCGCCCAGGGCCAGTTGCTCGACTTCTCCCGGACCGAGGTGACGACGCTGACACTGACCGGTGGCGGGCTGACGACGTCTCGCACGCTGACCGTCTCCGGACAGATGCCCGGTGGTCGCAGCGTCTCCAGCGACACCCTCAGCACCGATCCTGCCTATGTCCAAGAGGTGACGGACGAACTGCGGGAACTGCCCGCCGCCCAGCTCGAACGCCAGTTCTGGGGTCGACAGGTACCGGTTCTGCTGGGGGTGGCCGCCCTGGTCGTACTGGCCAGCGCCTGGAACGCGCG